One Branchiostoma floridae strain S238N-H82 chromosome 15, Bfl_VNyyK, whole genome shotgun sequence DNA window includes the following coding sequences:
- the LOC118432475 gene encoding epoxide hydrolase 4-like isoform X1, which yields MKYMSVPRSVVTVTVVYTVAMFWGVLVMLGCLVRMVRKGPKAFFTWNVLEGRPRCLDSRDLGIHGYVRLKRSGIQLHYVRAGDDRKKPLMVLLHGLPEIWYSWRHQLREFKKDYQVVAVDMRGYGESEKPAGRSAYRLEYLVEDIREVIETFNTFSHSSCVLVGHDWGGAVAWYLAMEYPDMVDRLVVMSCPHPGVFMKYVSSHPRQFLKSWFQFFFQLPFLPELVFKSFDYGGLYASLRGRRMGCKTPDAITDEDYKAYKYFFSKPNPMAVTGPFNYLRANFGTIPLVDMHGTDKVTVPCLLIWGEMDGALDVGMGEMSRQLAPNMTFRVVEGASHWVQQDNPAVVNTYMREFLQPSN from the exons ATGAAGTACATGAGTGTCCCCCGGTCCGTGGTGACCGTGACCGTGGTGTACACCGTGGCCATGTTCTGGGGAGTCCTGGTCATGTTGGGATGTCTGGTGCGGATGGTGCGGAAGGGACCGAAG GCCTTTTTCACCTGGAATGTTCTGGAGGGACGTCCGAGGTGTCTGGACAGCCGTGACCTTGGTATCCATGGTTACGTGCGGCTGAAGCGGAGCGGAATCCAGCTCCACTACGTGAGAGCAGGAGACGACCGCAAGAAGCCACTCATGGTGCTGCTGCACGGGCTTCCTGAAATCTG GTACTCGTGGCGTCATCAGCTGAGAGAGTTTAAGAAGGATTACCAGGTGGTTGCTGTGGACATGCGGGGATACGGGGAGAGCGAGAAACCTGCGGGGCGTAGTGCGTATCGTCTGGAATACTTGGTGGAGGACATTCGAGAAGTCATTGAGACTTTTAACAC ATTTTCCCACAGTTCCTGCGTACTGGTCGGCCATGACTGGGGTGGTGCTGTAGCATGGTACCTGGCGATGGAATACCCCGACATGGTGGACAGACTGGTTGTGATGAGCTGTCCTCACCCTGGGGTCTTCATGAAGTACGTCTCCTCTCACCCCAGACAGTTCCTCAAGTCTTGGTTCCAGTTCTTCTTCCAGCTGCCCTTCCTGCCTGAACTGGTCTTCAAG TCCTTTGACTATGGCGGATTGTACGCATCATTGAGAGGCAGACGTATGGGCTGTAAAACTCCTGATGCCATTACTGATGAAGACTACAAG GCCTACAAGTATTTCTTTTCCAAACCAAACCCAATGGCTGTCACGGGACCATTCAACTATCTGCGAGCCAATTTTGGGACTATTCCTCTCGTGGACATGCATGGAACAGATAAG gtgACCGTACCGTGCCTGCTGATTTGGGGAGAGATGGACGGAGCGCTGGATGTCGGGATGGGAGAGATGAGCCGTCAGCTGGCACCGAACATGACCTTCAGGGTTGTAGAGGGCGCGAGTCACTGGGTCCAGCAGGACAACCCAGCAGTGGTCAACACCTACATGAGGGAGTTCTTACAGCCATCTAATTGA
- the LOC118432475 gene encoding epoxide hydrolase 4-like isoform X2: MKYMSVPRSVVTVTVVYTVAMFWGVLVMLGCLVRMVRKGPKAFFTWNVLEGRPRCLDSRDLGIHGYVRLKRSGIQLHYVRAGDDRKKPLMVLLHGLPEIWYSWRHQLREFKKDYQVVAVDMRGYGESEKPAGRSAYRLEYLVEDIREVIETFNTSCVLVGHDWGGAVAWYLAMEYPDMVDRLVVMSCPHPGVFMKYVSSHPRQFLKSWFQFFFQLPFLPELVFKSFDYGGLYASLRGRRMGCKTPDAITDEDYKAYKYFFSKPNPMAVTGPFNYLRANFGTIPLVDMHGTDKVTVPCLLIWGEMDGALDVGMGEMSRQLAPNMTFRVVEGASHWVQQDNPAVVNTYMREFLQPSN; encoded by the exons ATGAAGTACATGAGTGTCCCCCGGTCCGTGGTGACCGTGACCGTGGTGTACACCGTGGCCATGTTCTGGGGAGTCCTGGTCATGTTGGGATGTCTGGTGCGGATGGTGCGGAAGGGACCGAAG GCCTTTTTCACCTGGAATGTTCTGGAGGGACGTCCGAGGTGTCTGGACAGCCGTGACCTTGGTATCCATGGTTACGTGCGGCTGAAGCGGAGCGGAATCCAGCTCCACTACGTGAGAGCAGGAGACGACCGCAAGAAGCCACTCATGGTGCTGCTGCACGGGCTTCCTGAAATCTG GTACTCGTGGCGTCATCAGCTGAGAGAGTTTAAGAAGGATTACCAGGTGGTTGCTGTGGACATGCGGGGATACGGGGAGAGCGAGAAACCTGCGGGGCGTAGTGCGTATCGTCTGGAATACTTGGTGGAGGACATTCGAGAAGTCATTGAGACTTTTAACAC TTCCTGCGTACTGGTCGGCCATGACTGGGGTGGTGCTGTAGCATGGTACCTGGCGATGGAATACCCCGACATGGTGGACAGACTGGTTGTGATGAGCTGTCCTCACCCTGGGGTCTTCATGAAGTACGTCTCCTCTCACCCCAGACAGTTCCTCAAGTCTTGGTTCCAGTTCTTCTTCCAGCTGCCCTTCCTGCCTGAACTGGTCTTCAAG TCCTTTGACTATGGCGGATTGTACGCATCATTGAGAGGCAGACGTATGGGCTGTAAAACTCCTGATGCCATTACTGATGAAGACTACAAG GCCTACAAGTATTTCTTTTCCAAACCAAACCCAATGGCTGTCACGGGACCATTCAACTATCTGCGAGCCAATTTTGGGACTATTCCTCTCGTGGACATGCATGGAACAGATAAG gtgACCGTACCGTGCCTGCTGATTTGGGGAGAGATGGACGGAGCGCTGGATGTCGGGATGGGAGAGATGAGCCGTCAGCTGGCACCGAACATGACCTTCAGGGTTGTAGAGGGCGCGAGTCACTGGGTCCAGCAGGACAACCCAGCAGTGGTCAACACCTACATGAGGGAGTTCTTACAGCCATCTAATTGA